In Phaseolus vulgaris cultivar G19833 chromosome 10, P. vulgaris v2.0, whole genome shotgun sequence, a single genomic region encodes these proteins:
- the LOC137819725 gene encoding uncharacterized protein, producing MVDKTVVWFCSLHKKIPTNFKDIIDTSWRGYNILKGRSISNNLNWIRIKCNKQPGSYECGYYIMQWMITIIRLGVKTGWKELFTEETPMNEEGISYVRDSWSTYFINFYNSSIGKQ from the exons atggttgataagactgttgtgtggttctgttccctacacaagaagattcccacaaactttaaggatatcattgatac ttcatggcgtggatataacatcctaaaaggtcgatcaatttcaaataatttgaactggataagaataaag tgtaataaacaaccaggaagctatgagtgtggctattacattatgcaatggatgattaccattataagactaggtgttaaaactggttggaaagag ttattcacagaagaaacaccaatgaatgaggaaggcatttcatatgttagagattcttggtccacatatttcataaatttttataactctagcataggtaaacaatag